One window of the Rhodothermales bacterium genome contains the following:
- a CDS encoding ABC transporter permease yields the protein MLRNFFTIALRNIMRHKGYSALNILGLAVGFACAFMIFIWMHDELQVDQFHENSDRLYSVMRHSTFGGQRGTTPSMPKPLDDALRSDWAEIEYSALISWEMTSMLARGNDVYRLDGHWAGVDFFRMFSFPLVVGDPATVLEVPESIVLSESATERFFGTDWRNRNDVVGSTIRLDNRTDLTVTGVFENVPAASSLQFEYIIPIEEYIRRNEWVEAWNNNGLRLNATLVPGADVAAFNARIKDIIDQHNDSYESDVFLYPFADRYLHGDFENGVLVGGRIEYVRMFGIVALLIILIASINFMNLATARSSQRAREIGVRKTVGATRKSLAFQFIGESLLKAMIAFVLAAGLVMVLLPAFNSLTQKSVTLGTLDPALWALFAGLALVTGLLAGSYPALYLSSFSVVGVFDKRSGSAGKGSGLRKALVVAQFAMSIVLIVGTLTVYRQLEFIRTKDLGMNRENVAMVRLEGGIANQYEAFRNQLMQVEGVTGVTTANNNPLQIGNDTIGVEWDGKDPDDNTLFWNAAVGHDFVETMGIGMAAGRSFSRDFASDSTNYLVNWQAAEAMGMDDPVGQQISFWGTPGTIVGVMEDFHLSSMYRPITPVIFRLQPDNTSILFVRMDGARTKEAMAGLTDVYKQFNPEYAFTARFLDEQFDEMYRSEAVLGSLSNVFAFVAIFIACLGLFGLASYTAERRTKEIGVRKVLGASVPGIVGLLSRDYLILVGGAFLVAAPVAYLVMNKWLDEFEYHTDLGVGLLVMAGLATLAIAWLTVSYQSIRAALANPADSLRTE from the coding sequence ATGCTCCGCAATTTCTTTACCATTGCCCTGCGCAACATCATGCGCCACAAGGGCTATTCTGCACTGAACATTCTGGGTCTTGCCGTCGGGTTTGCCTGCGCGTTCATGATTTTCATCTGGATGCACGATGAGTTGCAGGTGGATCAGTTCCACGAGAACTCGGACCGGTTGTATTCGGTCATGCGGCATTCCACCTTCGGCGGTCAGCGGGGTACGACCCCATCCATGCCGAAACCGCTGGACGATGCGCTCCGGAGTGACTGGGCCGAAATCGAGTATTCTGCCCTCATTTCATGGGAAATGACCTCCATGCTGGCACGCGGGAACGACGTCTACCGGCTGGACGGTCACTGGGCGGGCGTCGACTTTTTCCGCATGTTCAGCTTCCCTCTGGTGGTGGGCGATCCGGCCACGGTCCTGGAGGTCCCGGAGTCCATCGTACTGTCCGAATCGGCGACGGAACGGTTTTTCGGCACCGATTGGCGGAATCGGAATGACGTCGTGGGCTCCACCATCCGGCTGGACAATCGGACAGATCTTACGGTCACCGGTGTGTTCGAGAACGTGCCTGCCGCATCCTCACTTCAGTTCGAATACATCATCCCCATTGAGGAATACATCCGACGGAACGAATGGGTGGAGGCCTGGAACAACAATGGCCTCCGCCTGAATGCGACCCTGGTCCCCGGTGCCGATGTTGCCGCTTTCAACGCCCGGATAAAGGACATCATCGACCAGCACAATGACTCCTACGAATCGGACGTTTTCCTTTACCCGTTCGCCGACCGGTACCTGCACGGGGATTTCGAGAACGGCGTGCTGGTTGGTGGCCGGATTGAGTATGTCCGCATGTTCGGGATCGTCGCGCTGCTCATCATCCTGATTGCCAGCATCAACTTCATGAACCTGGCCACCGCCCGCAGTTCGCAGCGGGCCCGGGAAATCGGGGTCCGCAAGACCGTGGGCGCGACGCGGAAGTCCCTGGCGTTCCAGTTCATCGGGGAGTCGCTGCTGAAGGCCATGATTGCCTTCGTGTTGGCCGCCGGTCTCGTCATGGTCCTGCTGCCCGCGTTCAACTCCCTTACGCAGAAATCCGTCACCCTGGGTACGCTGGACCCGGCCCTTTGGGCGCTTTTTGCGGGTCTTGCCCTGGTAACGGGTCTGCTCGCCGGCTCGTACCCGGCGCTGTACCTGTCCTCCTTCTCCGTCGTGGGCGTATTCGACAAACGCTCGGGATCGGCGGGCAAAGGCTCCGGGCTCCGGAAAGCGCTGGTCGTGGCGCAGTTCGCCATGTCAATTGTCCTGATTGTCGGCACGTTGACCGTGTACCGCCAATTGGAATTCATCCGGACCAAGGACCTCGGCATGAACCGTGAGAACGTAGCCATGGTGCGGCTTGAGGGCGGCATTGCCAACCAGTACGAGGCCTTCCGCAACCAATTGATGCAGGTCGAGGGCGTTACCGGCGTTACCACCGCCAACAACAACCCGTTGCAGATCGGCAACGACACCATCGGCGTTGAATGGGACGGGAAGGATCCGGACGACAACACCCTGTTCTGGAACGCTGCCGTAGGCCACGATTTCGTGGAAACCATGGGCATCGGGATGGCCGCCGGGCGGTCGTTTTCCCGCGATTTCGCATCGGATTCCACCAATTACCTGGTGAACTGGCAGGCGGCCGAAGCCATGGGCATGGACGATCCGGTCGGGCAGCAGATTTCGTTCTGGGGAACGCCGGGGACCATTGTGGGCGTCATGGAAGACTTCCATCTGAGTTCGATGTACAGGCCCATCACGCCGGTCATCTTCCGCCTGCAGCCCGACAACACGAGCATCCTGTTCGTCCGGATGGATGGCGCACGCACCAAGGAAGCCATGGCCGGGCTGACCGACGTCTACAAGCAGTTCAACCCCGAATATGCCTTCACGGCCCGTTTCCTGGACGAGCAGTTCGACGAGATGTACCGGAGCGAGGCCGTACTGGGCTCCCTGTCCAACGTGTTCGCCTTCGTCGCCATTTTCATAGCGTGTCTGGGCCTCTTCGGCCTGGCCTCCTATACTGCCGAGCGGCGGACCAAGGAAATCGGGGTACGGAAAGTGCTCGGCGCATCGGTACCCGGAATCGTGGGGTTGCTGTCCCGCGACTACCTCATCCTGGTAGGCGGCGCGTTTCTGGTGGCCGCGCCCGTGGCGTATCTTGTCATGAACAAGTGGCTCGATGAATTCGAGTATCACACCGACCTGGGTGTGGGACTCCTGGTGATGGCCGGCCTGGCAACCCTCGCGATTGCCTGGCTGACCGTCAGTTATCAATCCATCCGCGCCGCCCTGGCCAATCCGGCCGACTCGCTGCGAACGGAATAA
- a CDS encoding glutaminase, with protein MQSTPDYKGILHEIEEEVRPLLSVGRVADYIAPLAAVPLEQFGMTVRTLDGRQFSVGNATRRFSIQSIAKVFNLSVAIEREGDSVWKRVGREPSGNSFNSLVQLELERGIPRNPFINAGALVVLDAVLAHATDAEDLILDFVRSNTGADVGYDVEVAREESRAGYRNRALAHFLKSFDNLQNDPDDVLDAYFRLCSLSMNCEELAAAMYYLASEGLTPQGKRMATRQQTKRVNAVMLTCGVYDEAGDYAYRVGLPAKSGVGGGVVAVMPGEFVAAVWSPGLSPKGNSVAGTMALELLTTKSGLSIF; from the coding sequence ATGCAAAGCACGCCCGATTATAAAGGAATCCTGCACGAGATTGAAGAAGAAGTCCGTCCGTTGCTGTCGGTCGGCCGCGTGGCTGATTACATCGCCCCGCTTGCTGCGGTCCCGCTCGAACAGTTCGGAATGACGGTCCGGACGCTGGACGGCCGCCAGTTCAGCGTCGGCAATGCCACGCGACGATTCTCCATCCAGAGTATTGCCAAGGTCTTCAACCTGTCCGTGGCCATTGAGCGCGAAGGGGATTCCGTCTGGAAGCGAGTGGGCCGGGAGCCGTCGGGGAATTCATTCAACTCACTGGTTCAATTGGAACTGGAACGGGGTATTCCCCGGAATCCATTCATCAATGCCGGAGCGCTGGTCGTTCTCGATGCCGTCCTTGCGCACGCCACCGATGCGGAGGACCTCATTCTGGATTTCGTGCGGTCGAATACCGGAGCGGATGTAGGATACGACGTCGAGGTCGCCCGAGAGGAGAGCAGGGCCGGCTACCGAAACCGCGCCCTGGCCCACTTCCTGAAGTCCTTTGACAATCTGCAAAACGATCCCGACGATGTGCTCGACGCCTATTTCCGTCTGTGCTCCCTGAGCATGAACTGTGAGGAGCTGGCGGCTGCCATGTACTATCTGGCGTCGGAAGGTTTGACCCCGCAGGGAAAACGAATGGCAACCCGACAGCAAACCAAGCGCGTAAATGCGGTGATGTTGACCTGTGGTGTGTATGACGAAGCCGGCGACTATGCCTATCGGGTCGGGTTGCCGGCGAAAAGCGGGGTCGGAGGTGGTGTTGTCGCGGTCATGCCCGGTGAGTTCGTAGCGGCCGTGTGGTCGCCCGGCCTCAGTCCCAAGGGCAATTCGGTGGCCGGAACGATGGCACTGGAGTTGCTGACGACGAAGTCGGGACTCTCCATTTTTTGA
- a CDS encoding arginine deiminase family protein, with the protein MVQSVHVTTTPHTDARSLIALTHAPSPRLDGCELTFLPVQRIDQRRAEAQHTAYCTLLRECGARVVQVQGNEAFPDGVFVEDTAVVLDEVAVVTPMGTASRRPETTAIEHALKAFRPVHRLAGPGKLEGGDVLRVDRTLFVGQGSRTDTAGLKALEAVVAPFGYTIVPVAVTGCLHLKTGVTAVDDGTVLINPDWVDAACFRDFQCIHVPTAEPFAANVLRVGQAICMHAGFTETRERLDARGYRVMSTDISEFLKAEAGLTCMSILLAHAE; encoded by the coding sequence ATGGTGCAATCCGTCCACGTAACAACCACTCCGCACACGGATGCCCGTTCATTGATTGCGCTGACCCACGCTCCATCGCCCCGATTGGATGGATGCGAGTTGACCTTCCTGCCGGTGCAACGCATTGACCAACGACGTGCCGAGGCGCAGCACACGGCCTACTGCACCCTGCTCCGGGAATGCGGCGCGCGCGTGGTCCAGGTGCAGGGCAATGAGGCGTTTCCCGACGGTGTCTTCGTCGAAGACACCGCGGTCGTCCTGGACGAAGTGGCGGTCGTGACCCCCATGGGAACGGCATCGCGTCGACCGGAAACGACCGCCATTGAACACGCGCTGAAGGCTTTTCGACCGGTCCACCGACTCGCCGGCCCCGGTAAACTTGAAGGAGGCGATGTGCTTCGGGTGGACCGCACGTTGTTTGTCGGCCAGGGGTCCCGCACCGACACAGCAGGACTGAAGGCTTTGGAAGCGGTCGTTGCGCCATTCGGCTACACCATTGTGCCCGTGGCGGTGACCGGATGCCTTCACCTGAAAACGGGCGTGACCGCAGTCGACGATGGCACCGTGCTGATCAACCCTGACTGGGTCGATGCCGCCTGTTTCCGGGATTTCCAATGCATCCACGTACCGACCGCGGAGCCGTTTGCCGCCAACGTCCTGCGGGTGGGCCAGGCCATTTGTATGCACGCGGGATTCACAGAAACGCGCGAACGATTGGACGCCCGGGGGTACCGCGTGATGTCCACGGACATTTCCGAATTCCTCAAGGCTGAGGCCGGACTGACCTGCATGAGCATCCTTCTTGCGCACGCCGAATAA
- a CDS encoding OsmC family protein, which yields MKRHASAVWKGGIKDGKGTISTETGVLSDTQYSFSARFEDGIGTNPEELIAAAHAGCFAMALSGQLGAADMTAEQIDVKATVTLEKGEGGFAITAVHLDLEARIPGADPDAFNTAANNAKKGCPVSKVLNADITLDARLV from the coding sequence ATGAAACGCCACGCATCGGCCGTCTGGAAAGGCGGCATCAAGGACGGAAAAGGAACCATTTCAACAGAAACCGGCGTCCTTTCGGACACGCAGTACTCCTTCAGCGCCCGGTTCGAGGACGGCATCGGCACGAATCCCGAGGAACTCATTGCCGCAGCGCACGCCGGCTGCTTTGCGATGGCCCTCTCCGGACAGCTTGGCGCTGCCGACATGACGGCGGAGCAGATTGACGTGAAGGCCACCGTGACCCTGGAAAAAGGAGAAGGCGGATTTGCCATCACGGCCGTCCACCTGGACCTCGAGGCCCGGATTCCCGGCGCCGACCCGGACGCGTTCAACACGGCGGCCAACAATGCCAAGAAGGGCTGTCCCGTCTCGAAAGTCCTGAATGCGGACATTACCCTCGACGCACGGTTGGTCTGA
- a CDS encoding DUF885 family protein translates to MARTLRRSLRILTLVLFAGSTAGTAAAQDGLGSPPELAALVEFSQTQSDFRVAVDRYEEDRSALLRRYDVPLSPVRRERMDAFYGDWLQQLSALDFNALNREGQIDYILLRNEMEFQRELLRQEAETVARMAPLMPYARDLERLQEARRDRLSVDARVTADLLDRVAGEIEALVAHLNSGGAVDPAPKAVDAERAAAHVETLSRILESWNRYFDGYDPLFTWWVPEPYARVQAALEAHAAAIRKRFVGDAVNGPVIGDPIGEEGLRAHLVREMIPYSADELIAIAEAEFAWMEDALKDASRRMGYGDDWKAAQEAVKQLAVDPGEKPGVVLDLERQSIDFIEARDWITLPPLAHEVWRMEMMSPERQRVAPFFLGGETIQISYPTDEMTHAEKLMSMRGNNPHFNRATVHHELIPGHHLQQFMTRRFNDHRSAFGTPFWTEGWALYWEMVLWDAGFPRGPEDEIGMLFWRMHRAARIIFSLSFHLERMTPQEAVDFLVDRVGHERANAEAEVRRSFAGSYPPLYQVAYMMGGIQFRALHKELVDSGQMTDREFHDAIMKGGSMPVEMVRARLTAEPLTPDYTTRWRFME, encoded by the coding sequence ATGGCTCGAACCCTTCGCCGCTCGTTGCGCATCCTCACACTGGTCCTGTTCGCCGGATCCACCGCCGGAACCGCTGCCGCCCAGGACGGGCTCGGCTCGCCGCCGGAACTGGCCGCCCTCGTGGAATTCAGTCAGACGCAGAGTGATTTCCGCGTGGCGGTGGACCGGTACGAGGAGGACCGGAGCGCGCTGCTCCGCCGGTATGACGTTCCGCTGTCGCCCGTCCGGCGGGAGCGCATGGACGCCTTCTACGGGGACTGGCTGCAACAGCTCTCCGCGCTGGATTTCAACGCGCTGAACCGCGAAGGGCAGATCGATTACATCCTGCTGCGCAACGAGATGGAGTTTCAGCGGGAACTGCTCCGGCAAGAGGCGGAGACCGTCGCGCGCATGGCACCCCTCATGCCGTACGCTCGCGACCTGGAGCGCCTGCAGGAAGCGCGGCGCGACCGGCTATCCGTGGACGCCCGGGTGACCGCCGACCTGCTGGACCGGGTTGCTGGCGAGATCGAGGCCCTCGTGGCGCATCTGAACAGTGGAGGCGCCGTGGACCCGGCGCCGAAAGCCGTTGACGCGGAGCGGGCCGCGGCCCATGTAGAAACGTTGTCGCGCATCCTTGAATCCTGGAACCGGTATTTCGACGGATACGATCCGCTTTTCACCTGGTGGGTCCCCGAGCCGTATGCACGCGTGCAGGCGGCGCTCGAAGCCCACGCCGCAGCCATCCGGAAGCGGTTCGTGGGCGATGCCGTGAACGGGCCCGTGATCGGTGATCCGATCGGCGAGGAGGGCCTGCGGGCGCATCTGGTGCGGGAGATGATTCCGTATTCGGCCGATGAGCTCATTGCCATTGCCGAGGCGGAATTCGCCTGGATGGAGGACGCGCTCAAGGATGCGTCGCGCCGCATGGGATACGGCGACGACTGGAAGGCCGCCCAGGAGGCCGTGAAGCAGCTTGCCGTCGACCCCGGGGAGAAGCCGGGTGTGGTCCTGGACCTGGAGCGGCAGTCCATCGACTTCATCGAAGCGCGGGACTGGATTACGCTGCCGCCCTTGGCCCACGAGGTCTGGCGCATGGAAATGATGTCGCCCGAACGCCAACGCGTGGCGCCGTTCTTCCTGGGCGGGGAGACCATCCAGATATCGTATCCGACGGACGAGATGACCCATGCCGAGAAACTCATGAGCATGCGGGGCAACAATCCGCACTTCAACCGGGCCACGGTGCATCATGAATTGATTCCGGGACACCATCTGCAGCAGTTCATGACGCGCCGGTTCAACGACCACCGGAGCGCGTTCGGAACGCCGTTCTGGACGGAAGGGTGGGCGCTGTACTGGGAAATGGTGTTGTGGGATGCCGGCTTCCCGCGCGGCCCCGAGGACGAAATCGGCATGCTGTTCTGGCGGATGCATCGGGCGGCGCGCATCATTTTCTCGCTCAGCTTCCACCTGGAGCGCATGACGCCGCAGGAGGCCGTGGACTTTCTGGTGGACCGTGTCGGTCACGAACGTGCCAACGCCGAGGCCGAAGTCCGACGCTCGTTCGCGGGATCGTATCCGCCCCTGTACCAGGTGGCGTACATGATGGGCGGCATCCAATTCCGGGCCCTGCACAAGGAGCTGGTGGACTCCGGACAGATGACGGACCGGGAATTCCACGACGCCATCATGAAGGGGGGCAGCATGCCCGTCGAGATGGTGCGCGCCCGACTCACCGCCGAGCCCCTCACTCCCGACTACACCACGCGCTGGCGCTTCATGGAATGA